The Kiritimatiellia bacterium genome includes a window with the following:
- a CDS encoding translation initiation factor IF-2 N-terminal domain-containing protein: MRVHELAKELGLTSKELMDKLHALNVEVRNNFAALSPEQVALVRQSVGASPAPAAPPEAAARKPAPKPAPAPKPAAPEPPKPAAPPPPPAPPPP; encoded by the coding sequence ATGAGAGTTCATGAACTGGCCAAGGAACTGGGACTGACCAGCAAGGAGCTGATGGACAAGCTCCACGCCCTGAACGTGGAGGTCCGCAACAACTTTGCCGCGCTGTCTCCGGAGCAGGTGGCCCTGGTGCGCCAATCGGTCGGGGCGTCCCCGGCGCCGGCCGCCCCGCCGGAGGCGGCCGCCCGGAAGCCCGCCCCCAAGCCGGCGCCAGCGCCGAAGCCGGCGGCCCCCGAGCCGCCCAAGCCGGCGGCGCCTCCTCCGCCCCCGGCCCCGCCGCCCCCC